From a single Methanofollis sp. W23 genomic region:
- a CDS encoding universal stress protein: protein MVLLAVDGSENAIRAAETAAGLVAALPGSVLAVVYVAAPPAQSRIVKANYDVHALLEEDARTVAGPVLHLIEGMGVPYSLEVEMGDPSAEILATAEKVGADLVVIGSRGLGALQGVVMGSVSQKTAQLAACPVMIVK, encoded by the coding sequence ATGGTTCTTCTTGCAGTGGACGGCTCGGAGAATGCCATCAGGGCGGCCGAGACCGCCGCAGGTCTGGTCGCCGCCCTGCCCGGTTCCGTGCTCGCGGTCGTGTACGTGGCCGCCCCGCCTGCCCAGTCCAGGATCGTGAAGGCGAACTACGATGTCCACGCCCTCCTCGAGGAGGACGCCCGGACGGTCGCGGGCCCGGTCCTCCACCTCATCGAGGGGATGGGTGTCCCCTACTCCCTGGAGGTCGAGATGGGCGACCCGTCCGCCGAGATCCTCGCGACCGCCGAGAAGGTCGGGGCCGACCTGGTCGTCATCGGGAGCCGGGGGCTTGGGGCCCTCCAGGGGGTCGTCATGGGGAGTGTGAGCCAGAAGACGGCGCAGCTTGCCGCCTGCCCGGTGATGATCGTGAAGTGA